The proteins below come from a single Zea mays cultivar B73 chromosome 8, Zm-B73-REFERENCE-NAM-5.0, whole genome shotgun sequence genomic window:
- the LOC100381846 gene encoding Glutamate--cysteine ligase B, chloroplastic, translating into MAVASRLAVTRVSPADGARPAAAAGRRSGLAVVRLPPTDSRGRRRRRGGAVAASPPTEEVVQMTEPLTKEDLVAYLVSGCKPKENWRIGTEHEKFGFEVDTLRPIKYDQIRDILNGLAERFDWEKIMEGNIVIGLKQGKQSISLEPGGQFELSGAPLETLHQTCAEVNSHLYQVKAVGEEMGIGFLGLGFQPKWALSDIPIMPKGRYKIMRNYMPKVGTLGLDMMFRTCTVQVNLDFSSEQDMIRKFRAGLALQPIATAIFANSPFKEGKPNGFLSLRSHIWTDTDNNRAGMLPFVFDNSFGFEQYVDYALDVPMYFVYRNNKYIDCTGMSFRDFMQGKLRQAPGELPTLNDWENHLTTIFPEVRLKRYLEMRGADGGPWRRLCALPAFWVGLLYDEESLQSILDMTFDWTQEEREMLRHKVPLTGLKTPFRDGYVRDLAEEVLKLAKNGLERRGYKEVGFLREVDEVVRTGVTPAERLLHLYETKWQRNVDHVFEHLLY; encoded by the exons ATGGCCGTGGCGTCGCGGCTCGCGGTCACGCGTGTGTCGCCGGCGGACGGCGCGcgccccgcggcggcggcggggaggaGGAGTGGGCTCGCGGTGGTTCGGCTCCCGCCGACCGACAGCAGGGGGAGAAGGAGGAGGCGCGGCGGGGCCGTCGCGGCCAGCCCCCCGACGGAGGAGGTCGTGCAGATGACGGAGCCGCTCACCAAGGAGGACCTCGTCGCCTACCTCGTCTCCGGGTGCAAGCCCAAGGAGAACTGGAG AATTGGCACGGAGCATGAAAAGTTTGGTTTTGAAGTCGACACATTACGCCCTATAAAATATGATCAGATTCGTGACATACTGAACGGGCTCGCTGAGAGATTTGATTGGGAGAAGATAATGGAAGGAAACATTGTTATCGGCCTCAAGCAG GGAAAGCAAAGCATCTCACTAGAACCTGGAGGCCAATTTGAACTTAGTGGCGCTCCTCTCGAAACGTTACATCAAACTTGTGCTGAGGTCAACTCACATCTATATCAG GTCAAAGCAGTTGGAGAAGAAATGGGAATAGGATTTCTTGGGCTTGGCTTTCAGCCAAAATGGGCACTGAGTGATATACCAATAATGCCAAAG GGAAGATACAAAATAATGAGGAATTACATGCCTAAAGTTGGTACCCTTGGCCTTGATATGATGTTCCGGACATGTACTGTGCAG GTTAATCTTGACTTCAGTTCAGAACAGGATATGATAAGGAAATTTCGTGCTGGCCTCGCATTGCAGCCT ATTGCAACTGCAATATTTGCCAATTCTCCCTTTAAAGAAGGAAAACCAAATGGATTTCTCAGCCTAAGGAG CCATATCTGGACAGATACCGATAACAACCGTGCAGGGATGCTCCCTTTTGTCTTTGACAACTCATTTGG GTTTGAGCAATATGTGGATTATGCATTAGATGTCCCCATGTATTTTGTGTACCGAAATAATAAGTATATTGACTGCACCGGAATGTCATTTCGG GATTTTATGCAAGGAAAGCTCCGACAAGCTCCTGGGGAGTTGCCTACTCTTAATGATTGGGAGAACCATCTAACAACAATTTTTCCTGAg GTTAGGTTAAAGAGATACCTTGAGATGAGAGGTGCTGATGGTGGCCCATGGAGGAGATTGTGTGCGCTGCCTGCATTTTGG GTTGGGCTGCTGTACGATGAGGAATCATTACAAAGCATTTTAGACATGACTTTTGACTGGACACAGGAGGAAAGAGAGATGCTAAGACATAAG GTACCGTTGACTGGTCTGAAGACACCATTTCGCGATGGATATGTTAGAGATTTAGCCGAGGAAGTTCTAAAACTGGCCAAG AATGGATTGGAAAGAAGAGGATACAAGGAGGTCGGTTTCCTTAGAGAGGTTGACGAAGTGGTGAGGACAG GAGTGACACCTGCCGAGAGACTTCTGCATCTGTACGAGACGAAGTGGCAACGCAACGTAGACCATGTTTTCGAGCACTTGCTATACTGA